Proteins from a single region of Bos javanicus breed banteng chromosome 7, ARS-OSU_banteng_1.0, whole genome shotgun sequence:
- the LOC133251956 gene encoding olfactory receptor 7A17-like, producing the protein MEPGNSTQISEFILLGLSEEQELQPLIFGLFLFMYLITVFGNLLIILAISSDYHLHTPMYFFLSNLSFVDLCFISTTIPKMLWNIQNKSKGITYEGCITQMYFYILFAGLDDILLSVMAYDRYVAICHPLHYMVIMSLQLCGLLFLISWVQIALYSLVHSLMVLQLSFCPVVQIPHFFCELSQVVQLASSDNFLNNIVMYFSAVLMGGGPFAGILYSYSKIVSCICKLTSTQGKYKAFSTCVSHLSVVFLFYFTALGVFLSSAGTHTSHSTTVASVMYTVVTPMLNPFIYSLRNRDIKESLKRLYFMPCIKDKLY; encoded by the coding sequence ATGGAACCAGGAAATAGTACACAAATTTCAGAATTTATTCTTCTGGGACTTTCAGAAGAACAAGAACTGCAGCCTCTCATATTTGGGCTTTTCCTCTTCATGTACCTAATCACTGTGTTTGGAAACCTGCTCATTATCCTGGCCATCAGCTCAGACtaccacctccacacccccatgtatttcttcctctccaacctgtcctttgtaGACCTCTGTTTCATCTCCACCACAATCCCAAAGATGCTGTGGAATATCCAGAACAAGAGCAAAGGTATCACCTATGAAGGCTGCATCACCCAGATGTATTTTTACATACTCTTTGCAGGATTAGATGACATTCTCCTAAGTGTGATGGCCTATGATCGgtatgtggccatctgccaccccctgCACTACATGGTCATCATGAGCCTCCAGCTCTGTGGACTGCTGTTTCTGATATCCTGGGTGCAGATTGCCTTGTATTCCTTGGTACACAGCTTAATGGTGCTGCAATTGTCCTTTTGTCCAGTTGTGCAAATCCCccactttttctgtgaactcAGTCAGGTGGTACAACTTGCCAGTTCTGACAACTTTCTTAATAACATAGTGATGTATTTTTCAGCTGTCCTGATGGGTGGTGGTCCTTTTGCTGGTATCCTTTACTCATATTCTAAAATAGTTTCTTGCATATGTAAACTCACATCAACTCAGGGGaagtataaagcattttccacctGTGTGTCCCACCTCTCAGTtgtcttcctattttattttacagcCTTAGGAGTGTTCCTTAGCTCTGCTGGTACCCACACCTCACATTCAACTACAGTCGCCTCagtgatgtacactgtggtcacacccatgctgaaccctTTCATTTACAGTCTGAGAAACCGAGATATAAAAGAGAGTCTAAAGAGATTGTATTTCATGCCTTGTATAAAAGACAAATTATACTAG
- the LOC133251861 gene encoding olfactory receptor 7A5-like encodes MYLIAVFGNLLIILVTISDSHLHTPMYFFLSNLSFVDICLTSTTIPKMLHNIENQSKVITYEGCIVQVYFYIFLAGVDDFLLTVMAYDRFVAICHPLHYTVIMNPRLCGLLVLVTWVVIVLLFYSTSLGVYLSSAATHSSHSSATASVMFTVVTPMLNPFIYSLRNKDIKRALKRVYGIVAIKRPIVLGQMKCP; translated from the exons ATGTACCTGATCGCTGTGtttggaaacctgctcatcatcctggTCACCATCTCTGACTCCCACcttcacacccccatgtacttcttcctctccaacttgtcctttgtagacatctgcctcacctccaccaccatcccaaagatgctgCACAATATTGAGAACCAAAGCAAAGTCATAACCTATGAAGGCTGCATCGTCCAGGTGTATTTTTACATATTCCTTGCAGGAGTAGATGACTTCCTCCTGACAGTGATGGCCTACGACCGCTTTGTGGCCATATGCCACCCCCTGCACTACACAGTCATCATGAACCCTCGGCTCTGTGGACTGCTGGTATTGGTGACCTGGGTGGTGA TTGTCTTACTATTTTATTCTACAAGCCTGGGGGTGTACCTTAGCTCTGCTGCTACACACAGCTCACACTCAAGTGCAACAGCCTCCGTGATGTTCACTGtggtcacacccatgctgaacccattcatctacagtctgaggaacAAAGACATAAAGAGGGCTCTGAAGAGAGTCTATGGAATAGTAGCTATAAAAAGGCCAATTGTCCTGGGGCAGATGAAGTGCCCTTGA